Proteins encoded in a region of the Sander lucioperca isolate FBNREF2018 chromosome 18, SLUC_FBN_1.2, whole genome shotgun sequence genome:
- the zdhhc22 gene encoding palmitoyltransferase ZDHHC22, with product MCRGSAVLKGQLLRSLTSADMFTRMLKLRLLNAVAPAYFFMATAVTFILHFCFFIPTIFPNKDTSLRGSATLHTVVFLFLMFNALGNYIMTIKYPAESANETVVPVCSAHCSDKVDAHYLLNGRHFCKLCKKVILKRDHHCFFTGNCIGNKNMRYFIMFCIYTSCTCLYSLVLGVAFLTVEYSISFENPLTFLTLLPLSTGYFFTGTISGLQLFLVLMLYVWLGIGLVCAGFCCQQVLLVAWGQTWCQMQRGQLVDNRSPWRTNLKDVFGTRWILGLILPVQTVETCSEDTDAHKQE from the exons ATGTGCCGAGGCTCCGCTGTGCTGAAAGGACAGCTCCTTCGCTCTCTAACATCTGCAG ataTGTTCACCAGGATGTTAAAACTGAGGCTTCTCAATGCTGTAGCACCTGCCTACTTCTTCATGGCTACAGCAGTAACCTTCATTTTGCACTTCTGCTTCTTTATCCCAACAATCTTCCCAAACAAGGATACATCACTGAGGGGGTCTGCAACTCTTCACAcagttgttttcctttttttgatgTTCAACGCACTGGGAAATTACATAATGACTATTAAATATCCCGCTGAGAGCGCCAACGAGACTGTGGTTCCGGTGTGTTCAGCGCACTGCTCGGACAAAGTAGACGCACATTACCTCCTTAATGGTCGCCACTTCTGCAAACTGTGTAAGAAAGTTATCCTCAAGAGGGATCACCACTGCTTTTTCACTGGAAACTGCATTGGCAATAAAAACATGCGCTACTTCATCATGTTCTGCATCTACACATCATGCACTTGTTTGTACTCCTTGGTTCTTGGTGTGGCCTTTCTAACAGTGGAGTACTCCATTTCCTTTGAAAACCCGCTTACCTTCCTGACTCTTCTCCCCCTCTCCACTGGTTACTTCTTCACGG GAACAATCTCAGGCTTGCAGTTGTTCCTGGTGCTGATGCTCTATGTGTGGCTGGGCATCGGCCTGGTCTGTGCAGGCTTCTGTTGCCAGCAGGTGCTGCTGGTGGCCTGGGGACAGACCTGGTGTCAGATGCAGAGGGGGCAGCTTGTGGATAACCGCAGCCCCTGGAGAACCAACCTTAAGGATGTGTTTGGTACCCGGTGGATCCTCGGCCTTATCCTGCCTGTGCAGACAGTGGAGACGTGCTCTGAAGACACAGATGCACATAAGCAAGAGTGA
- the tmem63c gene encoding calcium permeable stress-gated cation channel 1 — MAHSELFVTRAPPVEGRAVELDVLSYLDSFGEENNTAERCYRSHSRSSVLQGLPFGGVPTVLAINVVLWMFLLLIFSCLRKAAWDYGRLALLMENDSLTSLFYGEPSEKEKSPSESSPSDSETKDMGFCSWLSSLYHMKDEEIRSKCGIDAVTYLSFQRHIILLMTVVCLLSLAVILPVNFSGNLLGDSPENFGRTTLANVSAKDSFLWLHSILALVYFIITLLCMAHHLIRLEYGEDEKVARTLMITSIPREISDPGLITKHFHEAYPSCTVTDIRFCFDVHNLMRLDLERRKAMKGRLYFATMAQKEGKIMIKTHPCAQIFCCDICGFEMVDAEQYYSELEEKRTDEFNAEKNRISMKRLGIAFVTFRDERMTAVIVKDYGCVRCRRSPQQSSITTVVQSHKWGVSYAPAPSDIIWENLSVCGSRWWLQCVLLNILLFLLLFFLTTPAIIVNTMDKFNVTRPVDSLRSPVITQFFPTLLLWAFSVLLPFIVYYSAFFESHWTRSGENQVTMHKCFFLLVFMVIILPSLGLSSLDLFFTWLFDVNFLEEKEVKFQCVFLPDNGAFFVNYVITSSLIGTSMELLRIPALTVYAVRLCFAKSQAERIHVKRSQAYEFQFGLEYAWTMCIFAVSMTYSITCPIITPFGLLYVILKHMVDRYNIYYAYVPTKLSQRIHRAAISQVILAPILCMFWLLFFSMLRLGPVHPITLFTLVSLISCIAFSLFRLCLRKQPDKSTSYQMSDQPAEGTFTDGDRSTVTSTTASSLFVASVLLEPELALTPMPSPAHHSYGAMASSQSTSHSPEDEEDCEEGHAQTHETELQDPPDPYCSSPLMDSHVGFQ, encoded by the exons ATGGCGCACTCTGAGCTGTTTGTGACAAGAGCGCCCCCTGTGGAGGGGAGAGCTGTGGAGCTGGATGTTCTGAGCTACCTGGACTCTTTTGGGGAAGAAAACAACACTGCTGAAAGATGCTACCGCTCGCACTCCCGCAGCAGCGTCCTCCAGGGTCTACCGTTTGGAGGGGTTCCCACGGTCCTCGCCATCAATGTCGTGCTCTGGATG TTCTTGTTGCTCATCTTCTCCTGTCTGAGGAAGGCTGCATGGGACTATGGCCGCCTGGCTTTGCTGATGGAGAATGACAG TCTCACATCCCTGTTTTATGGAGAACCAAGTGAGAAAGAAAAGTCTCCGTCAGAGTCTAGTCCCTCCGACTCTGAGACCAAGGACATG GGCTTCTGCTCGTGGCTCTCATCACTTTACCACATGAA GGATGAGGAGATACGTAGCAAATGCGGCATTGACGCCGTCACATACCTGTCCTTCCAGCGCCACATCATCCTGCTCATGACAGTGGTTTGCCTGCTGTCTTTGGCTGTAATCCTGCCGGTCAACTTTTCCGGGAACCTCCTGG GAGACAGTCCTGAAAACTTTGGAAGAACAACACTGGCTAATGTTAGTGCAAA GGACAGCTTTCTGTGGCTCCACAGCATCTTGGCTCTGGTCTACTTCATCATCACGTTGCTGTGTATGGCTCACCACTTGATACGGCTGGAGTACGGAGAAGATGAGAAG GTAGCCAGGACACTGATGATTACCTCCATACCAAGAGAGATCTCTGACCCAGGACTCATCACCAAACACTTCCA TGAGGCCTACCCCAGCTGTACTGTCACTGATATCCGTTTCTGCTTTGATGTCCACAATCTGATGAGGCTGGACTTAGAGAG ACGCAAGGCAATGAAAGGCAGGCTGTACTTTGCCACAATGGCCCAAAAGGAGGGGAAGATCATGATCAAGACCCATCCGTGTGCTCAGATATTCTGCTGCGACATCTGTGGCTTTGAAATG GTGGATGCAGAACAGTACTACAGCGAGTTAGAAGAAAAGCGGACAGACGAGTTCAATGCCGAGAAGAACCGCATCTCCATGAAGAGGCTCGGCATTGCCTTTGTGACTTTTCGTGATGAGAGGATGACTGCTGT aATTGTGAAGGACTACGGTTGTGTACGCTGTCGTCGCAGCCCTCAGCAGTCCAGCATCACCACTGTGGTGCAGTCGCATAAATGGGGGGTCAGCTACGCACCTGCTCCCAGTGACATCATCTG GGAAAACCTGTCAGTGTGCGGATCTCGCTGGTGGCTGCAATGCGTCCTCCTcaacatcctcctcttcctgttgCTCTTCTTCCTCACCACTCCTGCCATCATCGTCAACACGATGGACAAGTTCAACGTCACAAGGCCTGTGGACAGTCTACGG AGCCCTGTCATTACCCAGTTCTTCCCAACCCTCCTGCTGTGGGCGTTTTCGGTACTGCTGCCCTTTATCGTCTATTACTCAGCCTTCTTTGAGTCCCACTGGACCAG ATCTGGTGAGAACCAAGTAACGATGCACAAGTGTTTTTTCCTGCTGGTCTTCATGGTCATCATCCTGCCCTCACTTGGTCTGTCCAG TCTGGACCTGTTCTTCACATGGCTCTTCGATGTCAACTTcctggaggagaaggaggtcaaATTCCA GTGTGTGTTTCTTCCTGACAACGGTGCATTCTTTGTAAACTATGTGATTACATCCAGTCTGATTGGCACATCTATGGAGCTACTTCGTATCCCAGCACTGACGGTGTATGCCGTCCGCCTCTGCTTTGCCAAGTCCCAGGCTGAGCGCATTCATGTCAAACGG AGCCAGGCCTATGAGTTCCAGTTTGGCCTGGAGTACGCCTGGACCATGTGTATCTTTGCAGTCAGCATGACCTACAGCATCACATGTCCCATTATTACACCCTTTG GTCTGCTCTATGTGATCCTGAAGCACATGGTTGACCGATACAACATCTACTATGCATACGTTCCCACCAAACTCAGCCAGCGGATCCACAGAGCAGCCATCAGCCAGGTCATCCTGGCTCCCATTCTCTGCATGTTCTGGCTGCTCTTCTTCTCTATGCTCAGATTAG GTCCGGTGCATCCCATCACCCTCTTCACCTTAGTGTCCCTGATCTCCTGTATTGCCTTTTCCCTCTTCCGCTTGTGCCTTAGGAAGCAACCAGACAAGTCAACGAGTTACCAG ATGTCTGATCAGCCAGCAGAGGGGACGTTCACTGATGGAGACAGGAGTACTGTAACATCCACCACTGCCTCCAGT CTGtttgtggcgtccgtgctgctGGAGCCAGAGCTGGCTTTGACTCCCATGCCCTCCCCTGCCCACCACAGCTACGGCGCCATGGCCAGCTCCCAGAGTACAAGCCACAGCCCAGAGGACGAAGAGGACTGTGAGGAAGGCCACGCCCAGACCCATGAGACTGAGCTCCAAGACCCCCCAGACCCCTACTGCTCCAGCCCGCTCATGGACAGCCATGTGGGCTTCCAGTAA
- the ngb gene encoding neuroglobin, producing MEKLSGKEKELIRGSWESLGKNKVPHGVIMFSRLFELDPALLTLFHYTTNCGSSQDCLSSPEFLEHVTKVMLVIDAAVSHLDDLHTLEDFLLNLGRKHQAVGVNTQSFAMVGESLLYMLQCSLGQGYTAPLRQAWLNMYSIVVAAMSRGWAENGEDKAD from the exons ATGGAGAAGCTGTCAGGGAAAGAGAAGGAGCTGATACGAGGCAGCTGGGAGAGCCTGGGCAAAAACAAAGTTCCTCATGGTGTCATCATGTTTTCCAG GCTGTTTGAGCTGGACCCAGCACTCCTCACTCTTTTCCACTACACTACAAACTGTGGCTCCTCACAAGACTGCCTCTCCAGCCCTGAGTTCCTGGAACATGTCACCAAG GTGATGCTTGTGATCGATGCAGCAGTCAGCCACCTGGACGACCTTCACACCTTGGAGGACTTTCTGCTCAACCTTGGGAGGAAGCATCAGGCAGTGGGAGTCAACACGCAGTCATTTGCT ATGGTTGGTGAGTCCCTTCTCTACATGCTGCAGTGCAGTCTGGGCCAGGGCTACACGGCGCCGCTGCGTCAAGCCTGGCTCAACATGTACAGCATCGTGGTAGCAGCCATGAGCCGAGGATGGGCCGAGAACGGGGAGGACAAGGCCGACTGA